One Mycolicibacterium parafortuitum DNA segment encodes these proteins:
- a CDS encoding flavin-containing monooxygenase: MSTSPTAAIIGAGISGLTTGKNLADAGIDYDCFESSDRIGGNWAFRNPNGHSSAYRSLHIDTSRDCLSFRDFPMRSDLPDYPHHSQIKDYLDEYAEAFGLLERIQFRNGVEHARRLPQGGWELDTQDGQTRRYDVLVVANGHHWDPRTPDFPGEFTGESIHAHEYIDPTEPLDLRGKRIVVVGIGNSAADLVSELSQKSWRNTVYLSTRSGAWVVPKYVFGMTADKIAHSLPVIPLAWQRRAMQPFARLMFGDPQRYGLPKPNHRFLEAHPTQSAELLMRLGSGDATAKPNIERLDGRSVVFVDGSSVEADVIIYATGYNITFPFFDRSFLEAPDNRLPLYKRILKPGIDDLLFIGFAQALPTLFPFVECQARLAAAYLAGTYRPPSEAEMRRTIAADERKYIGHFVDKPRHTQQVDYWDYERNMRKRELPAGRRRVEKYGPVPLAGRATREAAGAA, translated from the coding sequence ATGTCCACATCACCCACGGCTGCGATCATCGGCGCCGGTATCAGCGGATTGACCACCGGCAAGAATCTTGCCGACGCCGGCATCGACTACGACTGCTTCGAGTCGTCGGACCGGATCGGCGGAAACTGGGCGTTCCGCAATCCGAACGGGCACTCCAGCGCCTACCGGTCGCTGCACATCGACACCTCGCGCGACTGCCTGTCGTTCCGCGACTTCCCGATGCGGTCCGACCTGCCCGACTACCCGCACCACTCTCAGATCAAGGACTACCTCGACGAGTACGCCGAGGCCTTCGGGCTGCTGGAGCGCATTCAGTTCCGTAACGGTGTCGAGCATGCGCGGCGTCTGCCGCAGGGCGGCTGGGAACTCGACACCCAGGATGGGCAGACCCGCCGCTACGACGTCCTGGTCGTCGCGAACGGCCATCACTGGGATCCGCGCACGCCCGATTTCCCGGGGGAGTTCACCGGCGAGAGCATCCACGCCCACGAATACATCGACCCCACCGAACCACTGGATTTGCGCGGGAAGCGCATCGTCGTCGTCGGCATCGGCAACTCGGCCGCCGACCTCGTCTCCGAACTGTCCCAGAAGTCTTGGCGCAACACCGTTTACCTGTCCACCCGGTCCGGGGCGTGGGTCGTGCCCAAGTACGTCTTCGGGATGACGGCCGACAAGATCGCGCACTCCCTGCCGGTGATCCCGCTGGCGTGGCAGCGCCGGGCGATGCAGCCGTTCGCCCGGTTGATGTTCGGCGATCCGCAGCGGTACGGGCTGCCGAAACCCAACCACCGTTTCCTGGAGGCGCATCCCACGCAGTCCGCCGAACTGCTCATGCGGTTGGGGTCCGGTGACGCGACCGCGAAGCCGAATATCGAACGCCTGGACGGCCGTTCGGTGGTCTTCGTGGACGGGTCGTCGGTGGAGGCCGACGTGATCATCTACGCGACGGGATACAACATCACGTTCCCGTTCTTCGACCGCAGCTTCCTCGAGGCCCCTGACAACCGGCTGCCGTTGTACAAGCGGATCCTCAAGCCGGGCATCGACGACCTGCTCTTCATCGGTTTCGCCCAGGCGCTGCCCACACTGTTCCCGTTCGTCGAATGTCAGGCCCGGTTGGCCGCGGCGTATCTCGCAGGCACGTACCGGCCTCCGTCGGAGGCCGAGATGCGTCGCACGATCGCCGCTGACGAGCGAAAGTACATCGGGCATTTCGTCGACAAGCCGCGTCACACCCAGCAGGTGGACTACTGGGACTACGAACGCAACATGCGCAAACGCGAACTGCCGGCCGGTCGCCGCCGCGTCGAGAAGTACGGACCGGTGCCACTGGCGGGCCGGGCGACGCGCGAGGCGGCCGGTGCCGCCTGA
- a CDS encoding cytochrome P450 family protein has product MAVTLDDSFFQNPHAVYADLSRRGAVHRAQAWGGVDVWIVTRYAEARELLADPRLKKHGPTASSLFPPGNTTTIGTVLGDNMLFRDPPDHTRLRRLITAAFTARSVRGLRPAIVDIADDLLTTMSRQAPGRVDLMQSLALPLPIRVIGELLGVPPELRTRFSSLVIPILGSNLSDEVDHARIELAQLLQTIVAAKRTEPAQDVLGNLVHLRDDGDRLSEEELLGTAFLLIVAGYETTVNLIANGVLALLRNPAQMAALRADRSLLPAAIEEALRFESPLNTATVRYTDEPVCVDDVEIPAGELVLIALLGANRDERQFHDAGSFNVFRGDNRHLAFGHGIHHCIGAPLARMEAEIALDGLLSRFQHLELIEDEPLQYRSSTLIRGLLSLPISIGGRRPCRSGAG; this is encoded by the coding sequence ATGGCCGTGACACTGGACGATTCGTTCTTTCAGAACCCGCACGCGGTGTACGCCGACCTGAGCCGCCGCGGCGCGGTGCACCGCGCGCAGGCCTGGGGCGGCGTGGACGTCTGGATCGTCACCCGCTATGCCGAAGCCCGAGAACTGCTCGCCGATCCCCGCCTGAAGAAGCACGGCCCGACCGCCAGCAGCCTGTTCCCGCCGGGAAACACCACCACCATCGGGACGGTGCTGGGCGACAACATGCTGTTTCGCGATCCGCCCGATCACACGCGGTTACGCCGACTCATCACCGCGGCGTTCACGGCGCGATCGGTGCGCGGGTTACGCCCGGCCATCGTCGACATCGCCGACGACCTGCTCACCACGATGAGCCGCCAGGCACCGGGGCGCGTCGATCTGATGCAGTCGCTGGCGCTGCCGCTGCCGATCCGGGTGATCGGCGAATTACTGGGTGTTCCACCAGAACTGCGCACCCGGTTCTCGTCGCTGGTGATACCGATCCTCGGTTCCAACCTCTCGGACGAGGTGGATCACGCGCGGATCGAACTCGCGCAACTTCTGCAGACGATCGTCGCCGCCAAGCGCACCGAGCCGGCTCAGGATGTGCTGGGCAATCTCGTCCACCTCCGCGACGACGGTGACCGATTGTCCGAGGAGGAGCTGCTGGGGACGGCGTTCCTGCTGATCGTCGCGGGCTACGAGACCACGGTGAACCTGATCGCCAACGGCGTGCTGGCGCTGCTGCGCAATCCGGCGCAGATGGCGGCGTTGCGTGCGGACCGCTCGCTGCTGCCCGCCGCCATCGAGGAAGCCCTGCGCTTCGAGAGCCCACTCAACACCGCCACCGTCCGCTACACCGACGAACCGGTCTGCGTCGACGACGTCGAGATCCCGGCCGGCGAACTGGTATTGATCGCGCTGCTGGGCGCCAACCGCGACGAGCGGCAGTTCCATGACGCCGGCAGTTTCAACGTCTTTCGGGGCGACAACCGTCATCTCGCGTTCGGTCACGGCATTCACCACTGCATCGGCGCACCACTGGCCCGGATGGAAGCCGAGATCGCGCTCGACGGACTGCTCTCGCGGTTCCAGCATCTGGAGCTCATCGAGGACGAACCGCTGCAGTACCGGTCGAGCACCCTGATCCGCGGTCTGCTGAGCCTGCCGATCTCCATCGGCGGCCGCCGACCCTGCCGGTCCGGGGCCGGCTAG
- a CDS encoding DUF5996 family protein, translating to MAEPTRLDSWPRLRVDDWTPTRETLHMWTQIIGKIRLAHAPLVNHWWQVTLYVTPRGLTTSAVPHGSETFDIEFDFIDHQLRIRSSNGEIRSIQLKAQSVADFYFKVMTALDELGLDTQIQSRPNEVDPAVPFAEDVERASYDPVAANLFWRQLLQANRVIGQFRSRFVGKVSPVHFFWGAMDLACTRFSGRTAPTHPGGSPNVGDWVMVEGYSRELSSCGFWPGGGDEGAFYAYAYPEPEGFADHPVGPAEAFYSQDYRQFLLPYEAVRQAADPDRALMEFLQGTYEAGAILGNWDRDALEDDPDRWKARQSRA from the coding sequence ATGGCAGAACCCACGCGCCTCGACAGCTGGCCCCGTCTCCGCGTCGACGATTGGACGCCGACGCGGGAAACGCTCCACATGTGGACGCAGATCATCGGCAAGATCCGGCTCGCCCACGCACCACTGGTGAACCACTGGTGGCAGGTCACGTTGTACGTGACGCCGCGCGGCCTCACCACATCGGCGGTGCCGCACGGCAGCGAAACCTTCGACATCGAGTTCGATTTCATCGATCATCAATTGCGGATCCGCAGTAGCAACGGCGAAATCCGATCCATCCAGCTCAAGGCACAGTCCGTCGCAGACTTCTACTTCAAGGTCATGACGGCGCTCGACGAGTTGGGTCTGGACACGCAGATCCAGTCGCGTCCCAACGAGGTCGACCCGGCCGTACCGTTCGCCGAGGACGTCGAGCGCGCCTCCTACGATCCCGTAGCCGCGAACCTGTTCTGGCGGCAGCTGCTGCAAGCGAACCGCGTCATCGGTCAATTCCGGTCACGATTCGTCGGCAAGGTCAGTCCGGTGCACTTCTTCTGGGGAGCAATGGATTTGGCGTGTACCCGGTTCTCCGGCCGTACTGCGCCGACGCACCCCGGTGGCTCACCCAATGTCGGTGACTGGGTGATGGTGGAAGGGTATTCCCGCGAACTGAGCAGCTGCGGGTTCTGGCCCGGCGGTGGCGACGAGGGCGCCTTCTATGCCTACGCCTACCCCGAACCCGAGGGATTCGCCGATCATCCGGTCGGCCCGGCGGAGGCGTTCTACAGTCAGGACTACCGCCAGTTCCTGCTGCCGTACGAGGCGGTGCGGCAAGCGGCCGATCCCGACCGGGCGCTGATGGAGTTTCTTCAGGGCACGTACGAAGCCGGGGCGATCCTCGGCAACTGGGACCGCGATGCTCTGGAGGACGATCCCGACCGCTGGAAGGCCCGGCAGTCACGCGCGTGA
- a CDS encoding GntP family permease, protein MEAIDPAFGTATLLVIAAAAVAVLLFLIIKVKLHAFLALVLVSALTALAAGIPVADVPSALSYGFANTLGSVALLVGFGVMIGRLLEVTGGAQVLADTLIGRFGEKRAPLALGVAALLFGFPIFFDAGLVVFLPIIMTVARRFGGSMLLYAFPAAGAFAAMHALVPPHPGPVAAAEALGANIGLTLIIGVPVAVVAWYVGAFLVSQVIGRRVYVDIPVSIFGEMNGGRDDAAGDGGAGAQGSVRTETRSAPSFLTVLGVLMLPFVLISFNTVLSTLMTAGVIEEGATWAEYLKLLGNTSIALLITVIVATLVLGLRNNSMADVTEILDKALGPICAIILITGAGGMFGGVLRLSGIGDALSGSLSNLGISLILQAFLISTLLRVAQGSATVALTTTAGLLSAAVAAAGLSNVQLVALVMAIAAGATVLSHVNDSGFWLVSRFFGMDVKTTLKTWTVLETTLGLTAFALSLALWAVG, encoded by the coding sequence GTGGAGGCAATTGATCCGGCATTCGGAACCGCCACGCTGCTGGTGATCGCCGCGGCCGCGGTCGCCGTCCTGCTGTTCCTCATCATCAAGGTGAAGTTGCACGCGTTCCTGGCGCTGGTGCTGGTCAGTGCGTTGACAGCGCTCGCAGCCGGAATTCCGGTGGCCGATGTTCCCAGCGCACTGTCCTACGGGTTCGCCAATACGCTCGGCTCGGTGGCGCTGCTCGTCGGCTTCGGTGTGATGATCGGCCGCCTGCTCGAGGTCACCGGTGGCGCTCAGGTGCTCGCCGACACCCTCATCGGCCGGTTCGGCGAGAAGAGAGCCCCCCTCGCCCTCGGCGTTGCCGCGCTGTTGTTCGGCTTCCCGATCTTCTTCGATGCCGGTCTGGTCGTCTTCCTCCCGATCATCATGACCGTCGCACGCCGCTTCGGCGGTTCGATGCTGTTGTACGCGTTCCCTGCTGCCGGCGCGTTCGCGGCCATGCACGCGCTGGTGCCGCCGCACCCGGGTCCGGTGGCGGCCGCCGAAGCGCTCGGCGCGAACATCGGGCTCACCCTGATCATCGGCGTCCCCGTGGCCGTCGTTGCGTGGTACGTCGGCGCCTTCCTGGTGTCCCAGGTGATCGGGCGCCGGGTGTACGTCGACATCCCGGTGTCGATATTCGGTGAGATGAACGGTGGGCGCGATGACGCCGCGGGGGACGGCGGCGCCGGCGCGCAAGGCAGCGTGCGCACGGAGACCCGATCGGCGCCGTCGTTTTTGACGGTGCTCGGCGTGTTGATGCTGCCGTTCGTGCTGATCTCGTTCAACACCGTACTCAGCACGCTGATGACTGCCGGGGTGATCGAGGAGGGCGCCACCTGGGCGGAGTACCTCAAGCTGCTCGGCAACACCTCGATCGCGCTGTTGATCACGGTGATCGTCGCGACGCTGGTCCTGGGACTGCGGAACAACTCGATGGCCGACGTCACCGAGATCCTCGACAAAGCCCTCGGCCCGATCTGCGCGATCATCTTGATCACCGGTGCCGGTGGAATGTTCGGAGGTGTGTTGCGCCTCAGCGGTATCGGCGACGCGCTGAGCGGTTCCCTGTCGAATCTCGGGATCTCGCTGATCCTGCAGGCGTTCCTGATCTCCACACTGCTTCGCGTCGCGCAGGGTTCGGCGACGGTCGCGCTGACCACGACGGCGGGCCTGCTGAGTGCCGCGGTCGCGGCGGCCGGCTTGAGCAACGTGCAACTGGTGGCGCTGGTGATGGCCATCGCGGCGGGCGCCACCGTGCTCTCGCACGTGAACGACTCGGGCTTCTGGTTGGTCAGCCGGTTCTTCGGGATGGACGTCAAGACGACCCTGAAAACGTGGACGGTTCTGGAAACCACACTGGGCCTGACCGCGTTCGCGCTCAGCCTCGCGTTGTGGGCCGTGGGCTGA
- a CDS encoding GMC family oxidoreductase: MTTETTRQDGTLHHDYIIVGAGSAGCVLAARLSENPDTTVLLLESGPEDTRPEIGAPPAWPALWGTEVDYAYNTIPQPGTSGLRHDWPRGHTLGGSSSINAMVFLRGHPNDFDSWNCSGWDYESVLPYFKRMETVEGGDPRFRGADGPMRPAPASPDVANPLSEVFLRGAAAAGFPLTADFNGACAEGAGWHDLSISEGTRQSTARAYLHPVRAGRPNLTVLTGARARRLLIDGMRCTGVEFDHQGGAVSAYAGAEVIVSAGAVDSPRLLLLSGVGPAAELEAAGIEVLHDLPGVGRNLHDHPVCGVVYEAAQPLPVGQNNHAETSMAWRSDPSLAGPDMQVMFIHLPFIPPHLEAPANGFTFGVAVMVPESRGSIRLAGPDPRTPPLIDPNYLGAEADLRRMVEGIGVAREIAATEPFAPWRAREVLPGPDARDPKALRSFLSTATATYFHPVGTCMMGSGSAAVVDPELRVHGLDGLRVADASVMPRVVSVNTNAATIMIGEKAADLIRYGAGA; encoded by the coding sequence ATGACCACCGAGACGACCCGCCAGGACGGGACGCTGCACCACGACTACATCATCGTCGGCGCGGGATCCGCGGGATGCGTACTTGCGGCCCGGTTGTCCGAGAACCCGGACACGACCGTGCTGCTGTTGGAATCCGGTCCCGAGGACACCCGCCCGGAGATCGGAGCACCCCCCGCGTGGCCGGCACTGTGGGGCACCGAGGTCGACTACGCCTACAACACGATTCCCCAACCGGGCACCTCCGGGCTGCGGCACGACTGGCCGAGGGGGCACACCCTCGGCGGAAGCAGCAGCATCAACGCGATGGTCTTCCTGCGCGGGCACCCGAACGACTTCGACAGCTGGAATTGTTCCGGTTGGGACTACGAGTCGGTGCTGCCGTACTTCAAGCGCATGGAGACGGTCGAGGGCGGCGATCCCCGCTTCCGCGGCGCGGACGGCCCGATGCGACCCGCGCCCGCCAGTCCCGACGTCGCGAACCCGCTGTCCGAGGTCTTCCTCCGGGGGGCCGCCGCGGCGGGCTTCCCGCTCACCGCCGACTTCAACGGTGCCTGCGCCGAGGGGGCGGGCTGGCACGACCTGTCGATCTCCGAGGGCACCCGGCAGAGCACCGCACGGGCGTATCTGCACCCGGTACGTGCCGGCAGGCCCAACCTGACGGTCCTGACCGGTGCGCGTGCCCGTCGCCTCCTGATCGACGGGATGCGCTGCACCGGAGTGGAATTCGATCATCAGGGCGGGGCCGTTTCGGCATACGCCGGCGCCGAGGTGATCGTCAGTGCGGGTGCGGTGGACTCGCCGCGGCTGCTGCTGTTGTCCGGGGTCGGCCCTGCCGCCGAACTCGAAGCCGCCGGCATCGAGGTGCTCCACGACCTGCCCGGCGTCGGACGCAACCTGCACGACCACCCGGTGTGCGGGGTGGTCTACGAAGCAGCACAACCGCTTCCGGTCGGCCAGAACAACCACGCCGAGACGTCGATGGCGTGGCGCAGCGACCCGTCGCTCGCGGGCCCCGACATGCAGGTGATGTTCATCCACCTGCCGTTCATCCCGCCGCACCTGGAGGCCCCGGCGAACGGCTTCACGTTCGGCGTTGCCGTGATGGTTCCGGAGTCGCGCGGCTCGATCCGCCTTGCGGGACCGGACCCGCGGACGCCACCGCTGATCGACCCGAACTACCTCGGGGCGGAAGCCGACCTGCGCCGGATGGTCGAGGGCATCGGGGTGGCCCGCGAGATCGCGGCCACTGAGCCGTTCGCTCCGTGGCGTGCGCGGGAGGTGCTGCCCGGGCCCGACGCGCGCGATCCGAAGGCGTTGCGGTCCTTCCTGTCTACCGCCACGGCCACCTACTTCCACCCGGTGGGCACCTGCATGATGGGTTCGGGATCGGCGGCGGTGGTGGACCCCGAACTGCGGGTGCACGGACTTGACGGGCTACGGGTCGCGGACGCCTCGGTGATGCCCCGGGTCGTGTCGGTCAACACCAACGCCGCCACCATCATGATCGGCGAGAAGGCCGCCGACCTGATCCGCTACGGGGCGGGGGCCTAG
- a CDS encoding FAD-linked oxidase C-terminal domain-containing protein: MGALDDLITELPEGTVVTDPDIVASYRQDRAADPRAGTAAAVVRPTRTEEVQAVLRWASAHKIAVVPRGMGTGLSGGATALDGAIVLSTEKMRDITVDPVTRTAVVQPGLLNSEVKKAVAEHGLWYPPDPSSYEICSIGGNVATNAGGLCCVKYGVTTDYVLGLQVVLADGTAVRIGGPRLKDVAGLSLTKLFVGSEGTLGVITEVTLRLLPPQPPQCTVVATFDSVQAASEAVVAVTGKIRPSMLEFMDSVAINAVEDKLKMGLDRHTAAMMVAASDDRGAAGAEDAEFMAQVFTEAGAAEVFSTNDPAEGEAFVAARRFAIPAVEAKGSLLLEDVGVPVPRLADLCAGIEKIAANRDVLISVIAHAGDGNTHPLIVFDPADAAMAERAEKAFGEIMELAVGLGGTITGEHGVGRLKRPWLGSQIGPEAMELNRRIKQALDPDAILNPGAAF, from the coding sequence ATGGGCGCGCTGGACGATCTCATCACCGAACTACCCGAAGGCACCGTCGTCACCGACCCCGACATCGTGGCCTCCTACCGGCAGGACCGCGCGGCCGACCCGCGGGCCGGCACCGCCGCGGCCGTCGTTCGGCCCACCCGCACCGAGGAGGTGCAGGCCGTGCTGCGCTGGGCCTCCGCACACAAGATCGCGGTGGTGCCCCGGGGCATGGGCACGGGATTGTCGGGTGGCGCAACGGCGTTGGACGGTGCCATCGTGTTGTCGACGGAGAAGATGCGCGACATCACCGTCGACCCGGTCACCCGCACCGCGGTGGTACAGCCCGGCCTGCTCAATTCCGAGGTCAAGAAGGCCGTCGCCGAACACGGGCTGTGGTACCCGCCGGATCCGTCGTCGTATGAGATCTGCAGTATCGGTGGCAATGTCGCCACCAACGCGGGCGGACTGTGCTGCGTGAAGTACGGCGTGACCACCGACTACGTGCTCGGCCTGCAGGTGGTGCTGGCCGACGGCACCGCGGTGCGGATCGGTGGGCCCCGGCTCAAGGATGTCGCGGGGCTGTCGCTGACGAAATTGTTCGTCGGCAGCGAGGGCACGCTCGGGGTCATCACCGAGGTGACGTTGCGGCTACTGCCACCGCAGCCGCCGCAGTGCACCGTGGTGGCGACGTTCGATTCGGTGCAGGCAGCCTCTGAAGCGGTGGTTGCCGTGACCGGCAAGATCCGGCCGTCGATGCTGGAGTTCATGGATTCCGTGGCGATCAACGCCGTCGAGGACAAACTGAAGATGGGGCTGGATCGCCACACCGCCGCCATGATGGTCGCCGCCTCCGACGATCGCGGCGCCGCGGGCGCCGAGGACGCGGAGTTCATGGCTCAGGTGTTCACCGAAGCCGGCGCTGCGGAGGTGTTCTCGACCAACGACCCGGCCGAGGGCGAAGCCTTCGTCGCCGCCCGGAGGTTCGCGATCCCCGCGGTCGAGGCCAAGGGTTCGCTACTGCTCGAGGATGTCGGCGTGCCGGTGCCCAGACTCGCCGACCTGTGCGCGGGCATCGAGAAGATCGCTGCCAACCGAGACGTGCTGATCTCGGTGATCGCGCATGCCGGCGACGGCAACACCCACCCGTTGATCGTGTTCGATCCGGCCGACGCCGCGATGGCCGAGCGGGCGGAGAAGGCGTTCGGCGAGATCATGGAGCTCGCCGTGGGCCTCGGCGGCACGATCACCGGTGAGCACGGAGTCGGCCGGCTGAAGCGGCCGTGGCTGGGAAGCCAGATCGGCCCGGAGGCAATGGAACTCAACCGCCGGATCAAGCAGGCACTGGACCCCGACGCGATCCTCAATCCGGGGGCGGCGTTCTGA
- a CDS encoding FadR/GntR family transcriptional regulator translates to MSDRLPASALHGSLLTALGSAIVSARYAPGQVITLDGVSADHGVSRSVAREAIRVLESMGMVESRRRVGITVLPAEKWNVFDPRIIRWRLDAGDRAAQLVSLSELRRGFEPAAAALAARRATPHQCRVMAAAVSDMMVHGRSGDLDAYLLADKLFHQTLLEASGNEMFRGLNSVVAELLAGRTHHGLMPERPKIAAIALHDEVARAIRMGEEDQAEAGMRAIIDEAAAASVSPGGD, encoded by the coding sequence ATGTCCGATCGGCTACCGGCGAGCGCTCTTCATGGGAGCCTGCTGACTGCCCTGGGATCGGCCATCGTGTCCGCCCGCTACGCGCCCGGGCAGGTGATCACCCTCGACGGGGTGAGCGCCGACCATGGCGTGTCCCGCAGTGTCGCCCGCGAGGCGATCCGCGTGCTCGAATCCATGGGCATGGTCGAGTCCCGCCGTCGTGTCGGCATCACGGTTCTGCCCGCGGAGAAGTGGAACGTGTTCGACCCGAGGATCATCCGATGGCGGTTGGACGCCGGTGACCGGGCCGCGCAACTCGTCTCTCTGTCGGAGTTGCGACGGGGGTTCGAGCCGGCAGCAGCGGCGTTGGCCGCTCGGCGGGCGACACCACACCAGTGCCGGGTCATGGCGGCGGCAGTGTCCGACATGATGGTGCACGGACGTTCCGGTGATCTCGACGCTTACCTTCTGGCGGACAAGCTTTTTCACCAAACTCTGTTGGAAGCCAGTGGGAACGAGATGTTCCGTGGGCTCAACAGTGTGGTCGCCGAATTACTCGCCGGCCGAACGCATCACGGCTTGATGCCCGAGCGGCCGAAGATCGCGGCGATCGCCCTGCACGACGAGGTCGCACGTGCGATCAGGATGGGCGAGGAGGATCAGGCCGAGGCGGGGATGCGCGCGATCATCGACGAGGCGGCAGCGGCCTCGGTATCGCCTGGCGGCGACTGA
- a CDS encoding gluconokinase: MPPPIVVMGVSGSGKSTVGAALAQRLRVPFADADDFHPPANIAKMSAGHALDDDDRYPWLEAIGEWLARHRDGGVMGCSALKRSYRDQMRRHCAEVEFLHLAGSPDIIGRRQASRPGHFMPASLLASQFETLEPLEDDERGIAIEVDRDIDAIVETYVTTRKTPTTEQENR; the protein is encoded by the coding sequence ATGCCACCACCGATCGTCGTCATGGGCGTCTCCGGCTCCGGGAAGTCGACGGTTGGGGCCGCTCTGGCACAGCGTCTGCGCGTCCCGTTCGCCGACGCCGACGATTTCCACCCACCGGCGAACATCGCGAAGATGTCGGCGGGCCATGCTCTCGACGACGACGACCGGTACCCGTGGCTCGAGGCGATCGGAGAATGGCTCGCACGCCATCGCGACGGCGGCGTCATGGGCTGCTCCGCCCTCAAACGCAGCTACCGCGACCAGATGCGCCGGCATTGCGCCGAGGTGGAGTTCCTGCATCTTGCGGGCTCCCCCGACATCATCGGTCGGCGCCAGGCCAGCAGACCCGGCCACTTCATGCCCGCGTCGCTGCTCGCATCGCAATTCGAAACCCTCGAACCCCTCGAGGACGACGAGCGCGGTATCGCCATCGAGGTCGATCGCGACATCGATGCCATCGTCGAAACCTATGTCACCACAAGGAAAACCCCCACCACCGAACAGGAGAACCGATGA
- a CDS encoding dihydrodipicolinate reductase, whose product MTYTVVHAGTGITGREALRGLIDDPELVLAGVLVSSPDKAGRDAGALCGRPDTGVIAHDDFDAVLREKPDCFCYCSTAVGREEDAYNDIARLLRHGINVVTISTIPMVYPAAAPEKWQRLLESACAEGGSTFYASGCEPGIVSLNLPVALMAGAGQVDSYRMDEYAIDLDLVYPIWEVLHESMGFGKPDGHVPARIASGKVRHDWEAVVRYTADALGIALDTVDLDWETVLAPEDLTTALGPLPKGTICGHRWRLAGISRGEAVVAVQYFATVSSTPWPGSWPRPEGGAGMVHRIEGRPSMRLQMSFESGPGERAMPSLSFTGQAVVNAIPHVVDSAPGLLEPVLGRSVVTRQARRS is encoded by the coding sequence GTGACATACACCGTGGTCCATGCCGGCACCGGCATCACCGGACGAGAAGCCCTGCGCGGTTTGATCGACGACCCGGAGCTCGTGCTCGCCGGGGTTCTCGTGTCGTCGCCGGACAAGGCAGGCCGGGACGCGGGTGCGTTGTGCGGGCGCCCGGACACCGGCGTCATCGCTCACGACGACTTCGACGCGGTGCTCCGCGAGAAACCCGACTGCTTCTGTTACTGCTCGACCGCGGTCGGCCGGGAAGAGGACGCCTACAACGACATCGCCCGCCTGCTTCGGCACGGCATCAATGTGGTGACCATCTCGACGATCCCGATGGTGTACCCGGCGGCCGCCCCCGAGAAGTGGCAACGTCTGCTCGAATCAGCGTGCGCGGAGGGCGGTTCGACGTTCTACGCCTCGGGCTGCGAGCCAGGGATCGTCAGCCTCAACCTGCCCGTGGCGCTGATGGCGGGCGCAGGGCAGGTCGACAGCTACCGGATGGACGAGTACGCGATCGACCTGGACCTCGTGTATCCGATCTGGGAGGTGCTGCACGAGTCGATGGGATTCGGTAAGCCCGACGGCCATGTCCCCGCCCGGATCGCGTCCGGAAAGGTCCGCCATGACTGGGAAGCCGTCGTGCGCTACACCGCCGACGCGCTCGGGATCGCACTCGACACTGTCGACCTCGACTGGGAGACGGTGCTCGCCCCCGAGGATCTGACCACCGCGTTGGGTCCGCTGCCCAAGGGCACGATCTGCGGTCATCGCTGGCGGCTCGCGGGGATCAGCCGCGGCGAGGCGGTCGTCGCGGTGCAGTACTTCGCGACAGTGTCGTCGACCCCGTGGCCCGGCAGTTGGCCCAGGCCGGAGGGCGGAGCCGGGATGGTGCACCGCATCGAGGGTCGGCCCAGCATGCGCCTGCAGATGTCGTTCGAGAGCGGCCCGGGCGAGCGGGCCATGCCCTCGCTGTCGTTCACCGGCCAAGCCGTCGTCAACGCGATTCCGCACGTCGTCGACAGCGCGCCCGGCCTGCTCGAACCGGTACTCGGCCGGTCAGTGGTCACCCGGCAGGCCCGTCGCAGCTGA